A window from Gottschalkiaceae bacterium SANA encodes these proteins:
- a CDS encoding iron ABC transporter permease, translating into MENQLWIKMQDKRKKDSLILFFFFCVLMGVGLMAVNLGRAEISILDTLKIIGGRVDPSLLEGIPDSWSSIVWNIRLPRILTGILVGCGLAVSGAVFQALLMNPLADSYTMGVSSGAAFGASVAIFINLFSMNLHLPVTLFAFMGALGTLGLVLRIARVDGTLSPSNMIIAGIIVSSIFSAGISFLKSLSGEGVSAIIYWLMGSLSARSWMHVGLCFVVIGICMAICLYYADDLNLMCLGDQEARNLGVDTQRVRRILLISGSLMTAVCVSVSGIIGFIGLIVPHMLRFLVGSDNRILLPLSGLLGGLLLLLADTVTRVLLNIEIPVGVFTTLFGGPFFIAIFVKKNKALF; encoded by the coding sequence ATGGAAAATCAGTTATGGATAAAAATGCAAGACAAACGGAAAAAAGACAGCTTGATCCTATTCTTCTTTTTCTGTGTGTTGATGGGCGTTGGACTTATGGCAGTCAATTTGGGCAGGGCGGAAATTTCCATTCTCGATACCCTTAAGATTATCGGGGGTAGAGTGGATCCGAGTTTGTTGGAAGGAATCCCCGATTCATGGAGCAGCATTGTTTGGAATATTCGATTACCCAGGATTTTGACAGGAATTTTGGTGGGATGTGGTCTAGCGGTATCCGGTGCGGTTTTTCAAGCACTTTTAATGAATCCCCTCGCTGATTCCTACACCATGGGTGTCTCATCGGGAGCGGCATTTGGCGCATCTGTTGCAATTTTCATCAATCTTTTTTCAATGAATCTGCATCTGCCAGTGACCCTTTTTGCTTTTATGGGTGCCTTGGGAACCTTGGGCTTAGTGTTGAGGATTGCGCGGGTGGATGGGACGCTAAGTCCCAGCAATATGATTATTGCCGGAATTATAGTCAGTTCGATTTTCTCGGCTGGTATTAGTTTCTTGAAGAGTCTGTCTGGAGAGGGTGTTTCTGCCATTATCTATTGGTTGATGGGCAGTTTATCAGCAAGGAGTTGGATGCATGTAGGGCTTTGTTTTGTTGTTATTGGAATCTGCATGGCAATCTGCTTGTACTATGCTGATGATTTAAATCTGATGTGTTTGGGGGACCAGGAAGCTAGAAACCTGGGGGTAGATACCCAACGGGTCAGGCGAATTTTATTGATCAGTGGTTCTTTGATGACAGCGGTATGCGTCTCCGTTAGCGGGATTATAGGCTTTATTGGTTTGATTGTTCCCCATATGCTTCGCTTTCTTGTGGGATCGGATAATCGCATTCTATTGCCTTTATCGGGCTTGTTAGGTGGCTTGCTCTTGTTGCTGGCCGATACGGTAACCCGGGTGCTATTGAATATCGAGATTCCTGTTGGTGTATTTACCACCCTGTTTGGGGGACCATTTTTTATTGCCATTTTCGTTAAGAAGAACAAGGCCTTATTCTAG